A stretch of Castanea sativa cultivar Marrone di Chiusa Pesio chromosome 2, ASM4071231v1 DNA encodes these proteins:
- the LOC142625113 gene encoding uncharacterized protein LOC142625113: protein MQVPNKVKHFAWKACRDILATRENLWKRNITKDNLCESCGKAPETVCHILWFCDRAQEVWASSKLILPFEISPSWKFIDVLWKLQKWEDKCPGLVERTIMVCWGIWKQRNDVRHGGERQNGVTIVRNSLRILEEFHAANEKPQPTTESITEEIKWCPSQRGSYKVNVDGVVFTKQKQVGIGVVLRDSAGDVIAALSHKISRPLGALETEAKAMEMGIQFALDVGVRDVVFEGDALSICNALRGVGEVSTSVQNVVASMSQRVKAFRKYVFSHTKRQGNIPAHLLAHHARSVESYVAWLEECPSIIEHACAHDIVSFSHD, encoded by the coding sequence ATGCAAGTACCGAATAAGGTTAAGCACTTTGCATGGAAGGCTTGCCGAGACATTTTAGCCACGAGGGAGAACCTATGGAAGAGAAACATCACGAAGGATAATCTTTGTGAGTCATGCGGGAAAGCTCCAGAAACTGTTTGCCATATCTTGTGGTTTTGTGACAGAGCACAGGAGGTATGGGCATCCAGTAAATTGATACTGCCGTTTGAAATCAGCCCATCTTGGAAATTTATAGATGTGCTGTGGAAATTACAGAAGTGGGAGGACAAGTGCCCTGGCTTAGTTGAGCGGACTATTATGGTGTGCTGGGGAATATGGAAGCAAAGAAATGATGTCAGACATGGTGGGGAGCGCCAAAACGGAGTTACTATTGTGAGAAACTCTCTCAGGATTTTGGAAGAGTTTCATGCAGCAAATGAGAAACCACAGCCCACGACAGAGTCAATTACAGAGGAGATTAAGTGGTGCCCTTCACAGCGAGGCAGCTACAAAGTCAATGTAGATGGCGTAGTTTTCACCAAACAGAAGCAAGTTGGTATTGGGGTGGTACTACGTGATTCGGCAGGGGATGTGATCGCTGCTCTAAGCCACAAGATTTCTCGGCCCTTAGGTGCGTTGGAGACTGAAGCAAAGGCAATGGAGATGGGGATACAGTTTGCATTGGATGTAGGGGTACGTGATGTAGTCTTTGAGGGTGATGCTCTGAGTATATGCAATGCACTTAGAGGAGTAGGTGAAGTGTCAACATCTGTGCAAAATGTTGTGGCTAGTATGTCTCAACGTGTTAAAGCCTTTAGAAAGTATGTTTTTTCCCATACCAAGAGGCAGGGAAATATCCCTGCACACTTATTGGCCCACCACGCTAGAAGTGTAGAGAGCTACGTTGCATGGTTAGAGGAGTGTCCTAGCATTATTGAGCATGCATGTGCTCATGATATTGTATCTTTTTCTCATGACTGA
- the LOC142625112 gene encoding uncharacterized protein LOC142625112: MSVVCWNCQGLGNPCTVKALQKVVLEEDPILVFLIETKLIVSEMDGIKSKLDWQQGLVVPSVRRGGGLALLWRRSTKVDVQNFSPHHIDGIVTDEHGNKKWRFTSFYGHPETSKREESWQLLEELEKRYTLPWICMGDFNEIMHLGEKVGGSLGGREIHGHSTPVHTMLRGMQEVTLCLEQNYFWPCGQKIAALQKKLQGLEGRQDGIARMEEIHAIKMELNQLMVVEEDMWHQRSRNCWLRSGDRNTSFFHSKASNIHQRNTILRIRDAEETWQEDEEEIGRTFMEYFEQLFTSSQPNVSQN; encoded by the exons ATGAGTGTTGTATGCTGGAACTGtcaggggcttgggaacccctGCACAGTTAAAGCTCTCCAGAAAGTGGTTTTGGAGGAAGATCCCATTTTGGTCTTTCTTATTGAGACCAAGCTCATAGTATCGGAAATGGATGGAATAAAGAGCAAACTGGATTGGCAACAGGGTCTAGTTGTGCCTAGTGTGAGGCGAGGAGGGGGTCTGGCGCTACTTTGGCGAAGATCAACGAAGGTGGatgttcaaaatttttctcCCCACCATATCGACGGTATAGTTACTGACGAGCATGGTAACAAGAAATGGAGGTTTACCAGTTTCTATGGACACCCAGAAACAAGTAAAAGGGAGGAGTCATGGCAACTATTGGAGGAATTGGAGAAAAGGTATACTCTGCCGTGGATTTGCATGGGGGACTTCAATGAAATAATGCACCTAGGGGAGAAGGTGGGTG GAAGCTTGGGAGGGAGGGAAATACATGGGCACTCAACACCAGTTCACACAATGCTTAGAGGAATGCAAGAGGTCACTCTCTGCCTGGAACAAAACTACTTTTGGCCATGTGGGCAGAAGATTGCAGCACTACAGAAAAAACTTCAAGGACTGGAAGGGAGACAAGATGGCATTGCACGGATGGAGGAGATTCATGCCATAAAGATGGAGTTGAACCAACTGATGGTGGTGGAGGAAGACATGTGGCATCAGAGATCGAGGAATTGCTGGTTGAGGTCGGGGGATCGTAatacttctttctttcattccaAAGCTTCCAACATACACCAACGAAACACCATTCTCCGTATTAGGGATGCTGAAGAAACTTGGCAGGAGGATGAAGAGGAGATTGGTAGGACCTTTATGGAGTATTTTGAGCAACTCTTTACATCCTCTCAACCGAATGTTAGCCAGAACTGA